GGATGAATAACAGGAAAGTCGGGCTTGAAGAAATTAAGTGTATCAGTAACATAGAGCTTCAACTGCTTCAATGTATCTATGGAGACAACCTGCGTCCTGTCGTAGAAATGTATATCAATGGAGAAATCGGCTGGCACGTACATTTTTCTATCGAGTCTAATTGGTTCTGTGCTACCTGGATGAAGGGTTTGGATGTCTCGGACAACAGCATAGGATGCAGTAAGTCTTCTGTGTTTATCGGGGTCAGAGAGGTCTCTGATGAGCTTCGTCCATTGGCATCCATTATAAGGTTGCAAAAGCTCAATGTCTGCCCTATGTTTAGTGTTGACACCTTTGAGTCGATAATTCCTCTTACTCCTGAAACCATTTTTGCAATCCTCGATAAGAAATTGCGTATGGTCTACAATCGAGCCGGAATCGAAGTGTGCAAGCTCATAAACCAAATAGTCAAGAGCAGCCCTGAGATTGTAAATGATTTCACCAATCAAGATTTCAATGATAGAAGGGACAGGATGAGACGAGACTCCTTGGAGAGTGACTGGTTTCTGTCTACGCTCGACCTCCTTCAGCAAATCAAGATAGTTATTATCGACAGCGGTATCTATTGCGACCTGCCTGAAGCTGTTTATTCTACGCTTCAGATACGTCAAGTGCTTACTTGCCCGTTTAACCCGTTCATAAGCGCCATCCAATGGGTGCATATGCTATAATCCCCCTCCCTCCACCTCCAGCAGCTTAAAACCGCTGGCTTTATCGGGGAGGCGGGTGGCTTTGACGCCGGTGATTTCGTACAGGATGGCTTCGGCTACCAGCCAGGTGGAGACGCCGTAGCGCAGGCAGCCGGTCATGGTGTTGCCGGAGCGTCCCAGGGCGGCGTGGATGTGCAGTACCGGCTGGCCGGTGTCATCGGGGGCGAGCACGCCCACCCCGGCCACCTCGTGGGCGCCGTCAACGGGCAGCAGCACCGGCTCCGGCGGCATTTCATCTGACCGGCGCGGCCCGACGACCACCTGCCCCCGGTCAACATCCCCCACCAGGATGACGTGCCTGGTGGTTATTCCCTTCTCCCGGGCAAAGCGCTCGATGCAGTCGGGTATAATATCGCCGTCTTCGAGGCGAATCACAAAGACCCGTCCAATCTTGCCTTCGGATGCTTTCATCAGCGGCCTCCTGAGGTTTACTTTCCCCCGAAATACCCCAGCGCCAGCTTTACTTTCTCTTCCAGGCTGAGCTCGGAGGCGGGCAGGGTGGCAACCGCCCGGACGGCTTCCGTCACGGAATAGCCCAGGGAGGTCAGCACTGCCAGGACATCACTGTTCTCCCGGGCGAGGTGAGCGGTCGGCGCGGTTATCAGGGCGGCGC
This sequence is a window from Dehalococcoidales bacterium. Protein-coding genes within it:
- a CDS encoding DUF296 domain-containing protein, with product MKASEGKIGRVFVIRLEDGDIIPDCIERFAREKGITTRHVILVGDVDRGQVVVGPRRSDEMPPEPVLLPVDGAHEVAGVGVLAPDDTGQPVLHIHAALGRSGNTMTGCLRYGVSTWLVAEAILYEITGVKATRLPDKASGFKLLEVEGGGL